In Pseudomonas nunensis, a single window of DNA contains:
- a CDS encoding ion transporter, which yields MDSSKNWREELYVMVFQSDTKAGRRFDGILLLIILASIIIVMLDSIDSIHQNYANVLAYIEWGFTVIFAIEYGLRLYCSPKPLRYAFSFYGLVDLLAIVPGILALYYADAQYLLIIRIIRMLRIFRVLKLSPYLKQANYLMSALRGSKQKIVVFLVSVCTLVTVFGTLMYVIEGPEHGFTSIPKGIYWAIVTLTTVGFGDIVPKTPLGQVISSLVMITGYSIIAVPTGIFTAELANAMRGEQLQHDCPVCKKNSHEHGAAFCSRCGNALFKKLE from the coding sequence ATGGACAGCAGCAAAAACTGGCGTGAAGAGCTTTACGTCATGGTTTTCCAAAGCGACACCAAGGCGGGACGGCGCTTCGACGGCATCCTGCTGTTGATCATCCTCGCCAGCATCATCATCGTGATGCTCGACAGCATCGACTCGATCCACCAGAACTACGCCAACGTGCTGGCGTACATCGAGTGGGGCTTCACGGTCATCTTCGCCATCGAATACGGCCTGCGCCTGTACTGCTCGCCCAAGCCGTTGCGCTATGCGTTCAGCTTTTACGGGTTGGTGGATTTGCTCGCGATCGTGCCCGGCATCCTCGCGCTGTATTACGCCGATGCGCAGTACTTGCTGATTATCCGGATCATCCGGATGCTGCGGATTTTCCGCGTGCTCAAGCTCAGCCCGTACCTCAAGCAAGCCAACTATCTGATGTCGGCGCTGCGCGGCAGCAAGCAGAAGATCGTGGTGTTCCTGGTCAGCGTCTGCACCCTGGTGACGGTATTCGGCACCTTGATGTATGTGATCGAGGGTCCTGAACACGGTTTCACCAGCATTCCCAAAGGTATCTATTGGGCTATCGTGACGCTGACCACCGTGGGCTTCGGCGACATCGTGCCGAAGACGCCGTTGGGTCAGGTGATTTCGTCGTTGGTGATGATCACCGGCTACTCGATCATCGCCGTGCCGACCGGGATTTTCACCGCCGAACTGGCCAACGCCATGCGCGGCGAACAGCTGCAACACGACTGCCCGGTGTGCAAGAAAAACAGCCATGAACATGGCGCGGCGTTTTGCTCGCGGTGTGGCAATGCGTTGTTTAAGAAACTGGAATAA
- a CDS encoding sulfate ABC transporter substrate-binding protein, whose translation MKKLFGASLLAAGLALTSVAQAAPTLLNVSYDVMRDFYKDYNTAFQKHWQAEHNENITLQMSFGGSSKQARSVIDGLPADVITMNMATDINALADNGKLVPDNWVTRLPNNSAPFTSATVFIVRKGNPKALKDWPDLLKDGVQVIVPNPKTSGNGRYTYLSAWGYVLKNGGDENKAKAFVGKLFKQAPVLDTGGRAATTTFMTNQIGDVLVTFENEAEMIAREFGRDQFEVIYPSVSAEAEPPVSVVDKVVDKKGTRAAADEYLKYLWSPEGQEIAAANYLRPRDPAVLAKYTDRFPKVDFLSVEKTFGDWRTVQKTHFNDGGVFDQIYAQ comes from the coding sequence GTGAAAAAACTCTTTGGCGCCTCACTTCTGGCCGCTGGCCTGGCACTGACCAGCGTGGCTCAGGCCGCACCGACCCTGCTAAACGTTTCCTACGACGTGATGCGAGATTTCTACAAGGATTACAACACTGCGTTCCAGAAACACTGGCAAGCCGAGCACAACGAAAACATCACCCTGCAGATGTCCTTCGGCGGCTCCAGCAAACAAGCGCGTTCGGTGATCGACGGCCTGCCGGCTGACGTGATCACCATGAACATGGCCACCGACATCAACGCCCTGGCGGACAACGGCAAACTGGTCCCGGACAACTGGGTGACCCGCCTGCCGAACAACAGCGCGCCGTTCACCTCGGCTACGGTGTTCATCGTGCGCAAAGGCAACCCGAAAGCCCTGAAAGACTGGCCCGACCTGCTCAAGGACGGCGTGCAGGTGATCGTGCCTAACCCGAAAACTTCGGGTAATGGCCGCTACACTTACCTCTCGGCCTGGGGCTACGTGCTGAAGAATGGCGGCGACGAAAACAAGGCCAAGGCCTTCGTCGGCAAACTGTTCAAACAAGCACCTGTGCTGGACACCGGCGGCCGCGCAGCCACCACGACTTTCATGACCAACCAGATCGGCGACGTGCTGGTGACCTTCGAAAACGAAGCGGAAATGATTGCCCGCGAGTTTGGTCGCGATCAGTTTGAAGTGATCTACCCAAGTGTTTCCGCCGAGGCCGAGCCGCCAGTGTCGGTCGTCGATAAAGTCGTCGACAAAAAAGGCACCCGCGCCGCTGCTGACGAATACCTGAAATACCTGTGGTCGCCAGAAGGTCAGGAAATTGCTGCGGCAAACTACCTGCGTCCGCGTGATCCAGCGGTGTTGGCCAAGTACACCGATCGTTTCCCGAAAGTTGATTTCCTCTCGGTAGAAAAGACCTTTGGTGACTGGCGCACGGTGCAAAAGACCCACTTCAATGATGGCGGGGTTTTTGATCAGATTTATGCGCAGTAA
- a CDS encoding DUF5666 domain-containing protein, producing MNAMFRHLIRGASVVTLISLFTAGAAQAAEAPGMRIGVRGEITGVSADSLKVHANSGENVVIKLTNDTKVRAVTLANIEDIKPGSYIGSAAIPQDDGTLKALEVHVFPPELAGSGDGHRPFDLAKGSSMTNGSVGDLVVSNGRTLTVNYKGGQQKILVPEDVPIVNLMPGDRSLLKVGVKIVTFVTQSADGTLTAQSISAGKDGVTPPM from the coding sequence ATGAATGCGATGTTTCGTCACCTGATTCGCGGTGCGTCAGTGGTTACCTTGATCAGCTTGTTCACGGCGGGCGCCGCCCAGGCGGCCGAAGCGCCGGGCATGCGCATCGGCGTGCGCGGCGAGATCACTGGCGTCAGCGCCGACAGCTTGAAAGTCCACGCCAACAGTGGCGAAAACGTGGTCATCAAACTGACCAATGACACCAAGGTCCGCGCTGTCACACTGGCCAATATCGAAGACATCAAGCCTGGTAGCTACATCGGCTCGGCGGCCATTCCTCAGGATGACGGCACCCTCAAGGCCCTGGAAGTCCACGTCTTCCCGCCAGAACTGGCTGGCAGCGGCGACGGCCATCGGCCCTTTGATCTGGCCAAGGGCAGCAGCATGACCAATGGCAGCGTCGGTGATCTGGTGGTCAGCAATGGCCGCACATTGACCGTCAACTACAAGGGTGGCCAGCAGAAGATTCTGGTGCCGGAGGATGTGCCGATCGTCAACCTGATGCCGGGGGATCGCAGCTTGCTCAAGGTCGGGGTGAAGATCGTGACGTTCGTGACCCAGAGCGCGGATGGCACGCTGACGGCGCAATCGATTTCGGCAGGCAAGGATGGCGTGACGCCGCCGATGTAG
- a CDS encoding MFS transporter, which produces MNPATQAPHGATTMTKGMVLLFAFCCGAIVANIYYAQPIIGLIAPDIGLTSTMASFIVSLTQIGYALGLFFLVPLGDLLENRKLMIITTLVAIASLLGAAFTDQPNVFLLISLLVGFSSVSVQILIPLAAHLAPEESRGRVVGGIMGGLLLGILLARPVSSVVADHFGWRAMFIIAAALMAAISIVLALTIPKRQPDHNASYGQLLGSLWTLLRQQPVLRQRAFYQGCMFATFSLFWTAVPLELARNHGLSQTQIAIFALVGAIGAIAAPIAGRLADAGHTRIASLLALVFASLSFLPAFIHPLYSVIGLAVTGVVLDFCVQMNMVLGQRAVYALDAKSRSRLNALYMTSIFIGGAFGSSVASAVYEHGGWLWIVIVGSAFPLLALLRFLSVSEKRSLATA; this is translated from the coding sequence ATGAACCCAGCGACCCAGGCGCCCCACGGCGCCACGACAATGACCAAAGGCATGGTCCTGCTGTTTGCCTTCTGCTGCGGCGCCATCGTTGCCAACATCTATTACGCCCAACCGATCATTGGTTTGATCGCGCCGGACATCGGCCTGACCAGCACCATGGCCAGTTTCATCGTGTCGCTGACCCAGATTGGTTATGCGCTGGGCCTGTTTTTCCTGGTGCCGCTGGGTGACCTGCTGGAAAACCGCAAGCTGATGATCATCACCACGCTGGTAGCGATTGCCAGCCTGCTGGGCGCGGCGTTTACCGATCAGCCGAATGTGTTTCTGTTGATCTCGTTGCTGGTGGGTTTCAGTTCGGTGTCGGTGCAGATCCTCATTCCTTTGGCCGCACATCTGGCGCCGGAAGAGTCTCGCGGCCGCGTGGTCGGCGGGATCATGGGCGGTTTGCTGCTGGGGATTCTGCTGGCGCGGCCGGTGTCCAGCGTGGTGGCTGACCACTTCGGCTGGCGGGCGATGTTCATCATCGCGGCGGCGTTGATGGCGGCGATCAGCATCGTGCTCGCGTTGACGATTCCCAAGCGCCAACCTGATCACAATGCTTCATATGGTCAGTTGCTCGGTTCGCTGTGGACCTTACTGCGCCAACAACCGGTGTTGCGCCAGCGAGCGTTTTACCAGGGTTGCATGTTCGCCACGTTCAGCCTGTTCTGGACCGCCGTGCCGCTGGAACTCGCACGCAATCATGGCCTGAGCCAGACCCAGATCGCGATCTTCGCCCTGGTCGGCGCCATCGGTGCCATCGCCGCGCCGATTGCCGGACGCCTGGCCGATGCCGGCCACACCCGCATCGCCTCACTGCTGGCCCTGGTGTTCGCCAGCCTGAGCTTCCTGCCCGCGTTTATCCACCCGCTCTACAGCGTCATCGGCCTGGCCGTCACCGGCGTGGTACTCGACTTCTGCGTGCAAATGAACATGGTCCTCGGCCAACGCGCGGTCTATGCCCTCGACGCCAAAAGCCGCAGCCGTTTGAACGCGCTCTACATGACCAGCATCTTCATCGGCGGCGCGTTTGGTTCGTCGGTGGCCAGTGCGGTGTATGAACACGGCGGCTGGTTGTGGATCGTGATTGTGGGTAGCGCATTTCCGTTGTTGGCGTTGTTGCGGTTTTTGAGTGTTTCGGAAAAGCGTTCGCTGGCGACGGCGTAA